One genomic window of Conexivisphaerales archaeon includes the following:
- a CDS encoding DMT family transporter codes for MLSKHSAAILAASFVTFLWSTSFILIKYGLSQIPAISFAAYRYSIASAILIAAASFSKKSSARISRRDFALLLAMGLTGYSLAQGLQFVGLSLLSTDTTAFLQNTTPVFVLALSYSFSRERPLTIQVIGLLVTLAGLTSFFWGSQLKFEASGVMIVLIGSFAWAVYLILLRISRVHEKMGYLRFTAISMSLGSLLMLIPSLISEGITNLNSDAWLILIWLAVINTAFAFYLWNLSSKVLSAFELSVLQNTMLVQIALLSWLFLGEGLSLPMVVGMVLILVGSGLVQLPEAGIIRKRHSTK; via the coding sequence TTGCTGAGCAAGCATTCAGCTGCAATCCTGGCTGCCAGCTTTGTCACTTTTCTGTGGTCGACTTCTTTCATACTCATAAAGTATGGTCTCTCCCAAATCCCAGCCATCAGTTTTGCTGCGTACAGATACTCTATCGCTTCAGCAATCCTGATCGCTGCAGCTTCCTTCAGCAAAAAGAGCTCTGCACGTATCAGCAGAAGGGATTTCGCTCTTCTCTTAGCGATGGGCCTGACAGGCTACTCTCTGGCACAGGGCCTGCAGTTCGTGGGTCTGAGCCTGCTTTCGACAGATACCACTGCATTCCTCCAGAATACTACCCCAGTCTTTGTCCTTGCACTATCCTATTCCTTCTCAAGGGAAAGACCCTTGACTATACAAGTCATAGGGCTGCTTGTAACCTTAGCAGGCCTGACTTCATTCTTCTGGGGGAGCCAGCTTAAATTCGAAGCATCTGGAGTCATGATTGTTCTGATTGGTTCCTTCGCGTGGGCTGTCTACCTGATACTCTTGAGGATCAGCAGAGTTCACGAAAAGATGGGCTATCTTCGCTTCACAGCGATAAGCATGAGCCTTGGCAGTCTTCTGATGCTGATTCCTAGCCTGATAAGCGAAGGCATTACCAACCTTAACTCTGATGCATGGCTGATTCTTATCTGGCTGGCGGTAATCAACACCGCATTTGCCTTTTATCTCTGGAATCTGTCCTCCAAGGTGCTATCAGCGTTTGAATTGTCAGTACTCCAGAATACGATGCTGGTGCAGATAGCGTTACTATCTTGGCTCTTCCTGGGCGAAGGGTTGAGCCTACCTATGGTTGTTGGCATGGTTTTGATACTTGTTGGGAGCGGGCTGGTCCAGTTGCCTGAGGCAGGCATCATCAGGAAAAGACATTCAACAAAATGA
- a CDS encoding 30S ribosomal protein S27ae encodes MSEEQAVEEAPKPRAARKPKKPKVSPKVYKFYSINQSGKLEKLRRECPRCGRGVFMAQHKDRYHCGRCGYTEWIKKS; translated from the coding sequence TTGTCAGAAGAACAGGCTGTAGAGGAGGCACCGAAGCCAAGAGCTGCGAGAAAACCCAAGAAACCAAAGGTCAGCCCAAAGGTGTACAAGTTCTATTCTATCAATCAATCGGGCAAGCTGGAGAAGCTGAGGAGGGAATGCCCGAGATGCGGAAGGGGTGTCTTTATGGCTCAGCATAAGGATAGATACCACTGCGGCAGATGCGGCTATACTGAATGGATCAAGAAGAGCTGA
- a CDS encoding 30S ribosomal protein S6e, whose translation MPEFLLVLSDPKTRKSVKMNIQDPKSQLFLGLKIGDTADASSIGIPAKIKITGGSDKSGIPMRFDVSGTGKRAVLLSEPPGIRPATKGYRKRKLVRGNTISPEIYQINAVVVEGNLPEVAAEQPAEAKQQKKAK comes from the coding sequence ATGCCAGAATTTCTTTTGGTCCTGTCAGACCCCAAAACAAGAAAATCCGTGAAGATGAATATTCAGGATCCGAAGTCTCAACTCTTCCTCGGTCTGAAGATAGGTGACACTGCAGACGCATCTTCGATAGGCATACCTGCAAAGATAAAGATCACTGGTGGCTCTGACAAGTCTGGGATACCTATGAGATTCGACGTTTCAGGTACAGGAAAAAGAGCTGTTCTGCTTTCAGAGCCTCCGGGTATAAGGCCTGCTACAAAAGGTTACAGAAAGAGGAAACTGGTGAGAGGGAATACAATCTCTCCGGAGATATACCAGATAAACGCAGTCGTTGTAGAAGGGAATCTGCCCGAAGTTGCTGCAGAGCAACCGGCTGAAGCCAAGCAACAAAAGAAGGCAAAGTGA
- a CDS encoding DUF359 domain-containing protein, translating into MQRDNTKYILPPEVRERLKQPFGRLVPDEQVLAFLQEMKKNQPAMLITVGDMTTRRCEEVGLDPLLEIIDNREKREVVAYRYSPRRTTVVDNPAATITGEAMREIEAALKAHSRSRLVISGEEDLLVLPCILYAQEGAIILYGQPNQGLVAVTVDERAKSAAKDIISAMKRLE; encoded by the coding sequence TTGCAGAGAGATAACACAAAATACATACTTCCCCCAGAGGTAAGAGAAAGGCTGAAGCAGCCTTTCGGCAGGCTTGTACCGGATGAACAGGTTCTTGCCTTCCTGCAGGAGATGAAGAAAAACCAGCCAGCAATGCTTATCACAGTAGGAGACATGACGACAAGAAGATGCGAGGAGGTAGGGCTGGACCCTCTGCTGGAGATAATCGACAACAGGGAGAAGAGAGAGGTAGTCGCATATCGTTATTCCCCTAGAAGGACAACGGTTGTAGACAACCCGGCTGCAACGATAACCGGCGAAGCTATGAGAGAGATAGAAGCAGCGCTGAAAGCGCATTCAAGAAGCAGGCTGGTGATATCTGGCGAAGAAGACCTTCTTGTCCTGCCCTGCATTCTGTATGCCCAGGAAGGAGCGATTATACTGTATGGCCAGCCAAACCAAGGGCTTGTAGCTGTAACTGTTGATGAAAGGGCGAAGTCAGCTGCAAAGGATATCATATCTGCAATGAAGAGGCTGGAGTAG
- a CDS encoding translation initiation factor IF-2 subunit gamma, with the protein MKSTKRIPKQPEANVGTVGHVDHGKTTITEALTGKWTSAHSEELRRGITIKVGYADAAVYKCTGCQPPMCYNTDGECSECGGEAQLQRVISIVDSPGHESLMANMLSGAAIMDGALVVIAANEPVPQPQTKEHLQALKMIGVDKLVAVQNKVDLVTYQQARENADRIAAFLESYGFKDIPIIPVSAQRRLNIDALIMAIEQYIPTPKRDPNAQPLMYVLRSFDVNLPGSKIEELKGGVVGGTLLRGTLKVGDDIEIRPGIYDSAKGRYLPVTTKISSLGTSAGFVDRVHPGGLIAIGTLLDPYYTKSDSLAGNVVGLPGTLPPELETLTFEADLFDVVLGATENTKVEPIKMGEILRLNVGTATTAGSVVQLKGKKVTVKLRKPVCSEPNARIAISRRIADRWRLIGSGLLSG; encoded by the coding sequence ATGAAATCTACAAAGAGAATACCAAAACAGCCTGAGGCCAATGTAGGTACTGTTGGCCACGTGGACCATGGCAAAACAACGATAACAGAGGCCTTGACAGGCAAATGGACATCAGCCCACAGCGAGGAGCTGAGAAGGGGGATAACGATAAAGGTAGGATATGCTGACGCTGCAGTTTACAAGTGCACAGGCTGTCAACCACCTATGTGTTATAACACGGACGGAGAATGTAGCGAATGTGGCGGTGAGGCTCAGCTTCAAAGGGTGATAAGCATAGTTGACAGTCCAGGCCATGAAAGCTTGATGGCGAACATGCTGAGCGGCGCAGCGATAATGGATGGAGCTCTTGTCGTTATAGCTGCGAACGAGCCTGTACCTCAGCCTCAGACCAAGGAGCACCTTCAGGCCCTTAAGATGATAGGTGTCGATAAGCTTGTGGCTGTGCAGAACAAGGTAGACTTGGTTACTTACCAGCAGGCAAGAGAAAACGCAGACAGGATAGCTGCATTTCTGGAGTCTTATGGCTTCAAAGATATACCGATCATCCCTGTATCGGCGCAGAGGAGACTGAACATAGATGCTCTTATAATGGCAATCGAACAGTATATTCCGACTCCGAAGAGAGACCCCAATGCCCAGCCTCTCATGTACGTGCTGAGGTCGTTTGACGTAAATTTACCAGGAAGCAAGATTGAGGAGCTGAAGGGAGGGGTTGTAGGAGGTACGCTTTTGAGGGGGACGCTCAAGGTTGGAGATGATATCGAGATAAGGCCAGGAATCTATGATTCAGCAAAGGGGAGGTACCTGCCTGTTACTACCAAGATATCGAGCCTTGGTACAAGCGCAGGTTTTGTGGATAGGGTTCACCCCGGGGGTCTTATCGCCATAGGCACTTTGCTCGACCCGTACTATACAAAGAGTGACTCTCTTGCTGGTAATGTTGTGGGACTGCCTGGGACACTTCCACCTGAACTTGAAACGCTTACTTTTGAAGCTGACCTCTTTGACGTTGTCCTTGGAGCCACAGAAAACACAAAGGTCGAGCCTATAAAGATGGGTGAAATACTCAGGCTGAACGTCGGTACAGCCACGACAGCTGGCTCTGTCGTTCAGCTGAAGGGAAAGAAGGTAACAGTGAAGCTGAGAAAGCCTGTCTGCAGCGAGCCGAATGCCAGGATAGCGATAAGCAGGAGAATAGCTGACAGGTGGAGGCTGATAGGTTCAGGGCTCTTGTCGGGCTGA
- a CDS encoding LLM class flavin-dependent oxidoreductase, with product MKLIEQCGIMLEPQEGLTAVEVVKAARTAERLGFGYLLRSDHLLPTSGRRGLSSPECWTTLGAIAASTETIGFGPLVSPIGFRNPALLARMASTVNSLSAGRLQLGVGMGWYQDEYRAFGFDFPSFRMRREQLIEGLEIIRSLFRDGAVDFKGRYFSISITAQPESRPPRLVIGGKSPSLVRAASAYADEWNILAPSKEDLTELRKHFSHDLTISQMGPFIIAEDEPKLKEKLVRRMKLLQVNLSVEEYLKRLRSRNAMIGTPAEFIEQLDERLSWGIQKFYFQTFEPQDEQSLTLLSECLKQV from the coding sequence TTGAAGTTGATCGAGCAATGTGGAATCATGCTGGAGCCCCAGGAAGGTCTCACAGCAGTTGAAGTTGTCAAGGCTGCCAGGACTGCAGAAAGGCTAGGGTTTGGCTACCTTCTTCGTTCAGACCACCTTCTGCCGACTTCTGGAAGGAGAGGTCTGAGCTCGCCTGAATGCTGGACTACACTTGGTGCAATAGCCGCCTCTACAGAAACGATAGGATTTGGGCCTCTAGTCTCACCAATAGGATTCAGAAACCCTGCTTTGCTGGCAAGGATGGCGTCTACAGTCAACTCCTTGTCTGCAGGAAGGCTCCAGCTGGGAGTTGGGATGGGATGGTATCAAGACGAATACAGAGCATTCGGGTTTGATTTTCCATCCTTCAGGATGAGAAGAGAGCAGCTTATCGAAGGGTTGGAGATAATCAGGTCTCTTTTCAGGGATGGAGCAGTAGACTTTAAGGGCAGGTACTTCTCCATCAGCATCACAGCTCAACCAGAATCAAGGCCTCCAAGGCTTGTGATAGGAGGCAAGTCACCCAGTTTGGTCAGGGCTGCTTCCGCATATGCAGATGAATGGAATATTCTCGCGCCTTCAAAAGAAGATCTGACAGAGTTAAGAAAGCACTTCAGCCATGACCTGACGATTTCCCAGATGGGTCCGTTCATAATAGCTGAAGATGAACCTAAGCTGAAAGAGAAGCTGGTAAGAAGAATGAAATTGCTTCAAGTAAATCTTTCAGTCGAAGAATACCTGAAGAGGCTCAGGTCAAGAAATGCGATGATAGGAACCCCAGCTGAATTCATCGAGCAACTCGACGAAAGGCTGAGCTGGGGGATTCAGAAATTTTACTTTCAGACGTTCGAGCCTCAGGATGAACAAAGTCTGACCCTGCTTTCAGAGTGCCTCAAGCAGGTCTGA
- a CDS encoding Lrp/AsnC family transcriptional regulator, which yields MNKFDEIDMKILNELVEDANQSIPKLSKKIDVNASVTYSRIKRLVRRGLIKRFTVDVNEDLLGYKVQAYVGINSDAKFRDSVLKSLMEMPEVRDVAEVTGRFDFLALVRAKTLDELHSIVSDKIGNIQGVEHTETFIAMKSGKKKASFAV from the coding sequence ATGAACAAATTTGATGAAATAGATATGAAGATTCTTAACGAGCTGGTGGAAGACGCAAACCAGTCCATCCCCAAACTGAGCAAGAAGATAGATGTCAACGCTTCAGTAACCTACAGCAGAATTAAGAGGCTTGTCAGGAGGGGATTGATAAAGAGGTTCACTGTAGATGTTAATGAGGACCTACTTGGATACAAGGTTCAAGCATACGTAGGAATAAACTCTGATGCAAAGTTCAGGGATTCGGTGTTGAAGTCTCTGATGGAGATGCCTGAGGTAAGGGATGTTGCAGAAGTCACGGGAAGGTTCGACTTTCTTGCTCTAGTAAGGGCCAAGACTCTTGACGAGCTTCACAGCATTGTAAGCGACAAGATTGGTAATATTCAGGGAGTAGAACATACAGAAACGTTCATAGCGATGAAATCAGGAAAGAAGAAGGCATCGTTTGCAGTCTGA
- a CDS encoding nucleotidyltransferase domain-containing protein: MVLDEETRSKLLRIAERISKGVSVVSVIAYGSRVSGYARQDSDYDLIVVIEKLRPKAKYSYGMEEGLYYSALLVEDKSFRKDCEQGYLGEFVSGRLLNRFEVLLGEEYVSENEAKYKRRVVIETVQELIEKYGPLADQIVFNAKYVLFNKLKKRAFLYPPVAYSYIKTYSGKIGSENTDFATRQIERQMELLCDEGLLMRVSKGYMLSNRAENLLKSYPLASSLRLAKLGVKQYVTHGLAGRVGVDTAFKELFSKIGRVKERPEPPAELVDPRRELALPEGRLVFGSDWVEACAEELGIDKHYTHEAKSIGEFFATTNIHTLTSDGKVVKFVSKRYQDVWSLKWMVASIVALTARTFETRPMQRLANEYKGFIHLRMLGIKTPRVYVLAPEEKIMAREHLEGDSLEDLITSRSVDADILGYVSKFASALGKLHQTGGSMGDTKPTNVLCLGNEIAIIDLEQAEENGDPSWDVAEFMYYTSTLVREEDVWKLADSFVKGYLEQGDPRVLVGASSQKYLLPFQALVQPNSLMAARNRLLELK; the protein is encoded by the coding sequence TTGGTTCTTGATGAAGAAACGAGAAGCAAACTTCTCAGAATAGCCGAAAGAATTTCCAAGGGCGTAAGCGTAGTTTCAGTGATAGCATATGGCTCTAGGGTGTCAGGCTATGCCAGGCAGGATAGCGATTATGACCTCATAGTTGTCATCGAAAAGCTCAGGCCAAAGGCAAAGTACTCCTATGGTATGGAAGAAGGTCTCTACTACTCTGCTCTTCTGGTTGAAGATAAATCTTTCAGGAAAGATTGTGAACAGGGATACCTGGGTGAATTTGTCAGCGGCAGACTTCTGAACAGGTTCGAAGTACTTCTTGGGGAGGAGTATGTAAGCGAAAACGAGGCCAAGTACAAGAGAAGGGTGGTTATAGAGACTGTTCAGGAGCTGATAGAAAAGTATGGACCCCTAGCAGATCAGATAGTCTTCAATGCCAAGTACGTTCTCTTTAACAAGCTGAAAAAGAGGGCCTTTCTTTATCCTCCAGTAGCCTACAGCTACATCAAGACTTACTCAGGCAAGATTGGCAGCGAGAATACTGATTTTGCTACAAGACAGATTGAAAGGCAGATGGAGCTTCTCTGTGATGAAGGCTTGCTGATGAGGGTTTCAAAGGGATACATGCTATCAAACAGGGCTGAGAACCTGCTGAAATCATACCCCCTAGCCTCTTCTCTCAGGCTGGCAAAGTTAGGGGTCAAGCAGTATGTCACACACGGTCTGGCAGGAAGAGTAGGAGTTGATACAGCATTCAAGGAGCTCTTCTCAAAGATAGGAAGAGTGAAGGAGAGGCCAGAACCTCCTGCAGAGCTTGTCGACCCTAGAAGGGAGCTGGCGCTGCCAGAAGGAAGGCTTGTCTTCGGCTCCGACTGGGTTGAGGCATGCGCAGAAGAGCTGGGCATCGATAAGCATTACACTCATGAAGCGAAGTCTATTGGCGAATTCTTCGCAACTACAAACATTCACACACTTACCAGCGATGGAAAGGTGGTCAAATTCGTTTCAAAGCGCTATCAGGATGTATGGTCTCTGAAGTGGATGGTTGCTAGCATAGTGGCTCTGACAGCAAGGACGTTCGAGACAAGACCGATGCAGAGACTTGCAAACGAATACAAGGGGTTCATTCACCTCAGAATGCTGGGCATCAAGACACCTAGGGTCTACGTTCTGGCTCCTGAAGAGAAGATAATGGCAAGGGAGCATCTTGAAGGAGATTCGCTCGAAGACCTGATAACGTCAAGAAGCGTTGATGCAGATATACTTGGCTACGTCTCGAAGTTCGCTTCTGCTCTGGGGAAGCTTCACCAGACAGGGGGGAGCATGGGAGATACAAAGCCTACGAACGTCCTCTGCCTAGGAAACGAAATAGCAATAATCGACCTGGAGCAGGCAGAGGAGAACGGAGACCCCAGCTGGGATGTTGCGGAATTCATGTATTATACCTCTACTCTTGTAAGGGAGGAGGATGTCTGGAAGCTTGCAGACAGCTTTGTTAAGGGATACCTAGAACAGGGAGACCCAAGAGTTCTCGTTGGAGCGAGCAGTCAGAAATATCTGCTGCCTTTCCAGGCTCTTGTGCAGCCCAACTCTCTTATGGCTGCAAGAAACAGGCTACTCGAGCTCAAATAA
- a CDS encoding class I SAM-dependent methyltransferase, which produces MLRKFLFLALQPVNVNSSNLREDMKTDSIQEIMRVFDTFAEDFDTWFVRNKEVFLTELNAIIAAQPNGSILDVGVGSGVFASRLNVELGIDLSEKMLKISSARGLQVVQADASKLPIRERCFDTVVSTFTVCFVLDEVAMFREISRVMKKNGKFILGEITRDSAWGNKYTEEGVKGHRFYSKARFFTLSETISSLEKTGFTIRDVYGTLTYSPYDPAYNEKAYHLELDDEDLNRYSFLTLVCYLR; this is translated from the coding sequence ATGCTAAGAAAGTTTTTGTTTCTGGCATTGCAACCTGTCAATGTGAACTCGTCCAATCTCAGAGAAGATATGAAGACGGACTCGATTCAAGAGATAATGAGGGTCTTTGACACCTTTGCCGAAGATTTTGACACCTGGTTCGTGAGAAACAAGGAAGTATTTCTGACAGAGCTCAACGCGATAATTGCAGCTCAGCCCAATGGTTCAATTCTTGATGTTGGTGTTGGTTCAGGGGTATTCGCCTCCAGACTTAACGTCGAACTTGGGATAGATCTGTCAGAAAAGATGCTGAAGATCAGTTCAGCAAGGGGATTGCAGGTTGTCCAGGCTGATGCATCAAAACTGCCCATAAGGGAAAGATGTTTCGATACAGTAGTTTCTACGTTCACAGTCTGCTTTGTTCTGGATGAAGTGGCAATGTTCAGGGAGATAAGCAGGGTAATGAAGAAAAATGGAAAATTCATACTGGGTGAGATAACAAGGGACTCTGCCTGGGGGAATAAATACACAGAGGAGGGAGTAAAAGGTCACAGGTTTTATTCAAAGGCCAGGTTCTTCACGTTATCAGAAACCATAAGTTCGCTCGAAAAGACTGGCTTTACAATCAGAGATGTCTACGGCACTTTGACCTACTCTCCATACGACCCTGCCTACAATGAAAAAGCCTACCATCTGGAGCTTGATGACGAAGACCTGAACAGATACTCCTTTCTTACACTTGTCTGCTATCTAAGGTAG
- the pdxS gene encoding pyridoxal 5'-phosphate synthase lyase subunit PdxS → MISLVGAPRKEELLLQSRPSYANEPVRGSVLVKRGFAHMLKHGVIMDVTNAEQAQIAEDAGAVAVMVLDKLPYDVRKAGGVARTASLKVIEDVLKSVTIPVMAKCRIGHTYEARVLEEAGVDMIDESEVLTPADEERHIWKWDFVSPFVCGARDLGEALRRISEGASMIRTKGEPGTGNVAEAVKHVRIVNNEIARIRGLYQNNDNQELMRAARELRVSYELVVETARLGRLPVVNFAAGGIATPADAALMMQLGCDGIFVGSGIFKSEDPAERARAIVLATTYWDDPKVVAEAQKMIDERKSMLGMDTKQLELRMQERGAEA, encoded by the coding sequence GTGATATCGCTGGTAGGAGCTCCGAGAAAGGAAGAACTTCTGCTCCAGAGTAGACCATCATATGCAAACGAACCGGTTAGAGGAAGTGTTCTGGTCAAGAGAGGGTTTGCACACATGCTTAAGCATGGAGTTATAATGGACGTAACGAATGCAGAACAGGCACAGATAGCTGAGGATGCAGGGGCTGTAGCAGTAATGGTCCTTGACAAGCTTCCATACGATGTTAGAAAGGCAGGAGGCGTGGCCAGAACAGCAAGCCTCAAGGTTATTGAAGATGTTCTTAAGTCTGTTACCATACCTGTCATGGCAAAGTGCAGAATAGGGCATACATACGAAGCTAGAGTACTGGAAGAGGCAGGGGTTGACATGATAGATGAATCTGAAGTTCTCACTCCTGCAGATGAAGAAAGGCATATCTGGAAGTGGGACTTTGTTTCTCCCTTCGTCTGCGGAGCAAGGGACCTGGGCGAAGCCCTGAGAAGGATATCCGAAGGAGCTTCTATGATAAGGACAAAGGGTGAGCCAGGGACAGGAAACGTTGCCGAAGCTGTCAAGCATGTCAGGATAGTGAACAACGAAATAGCCAGAATTAGAGGGCTGTATCAAAACAACGACAACCAGGAATTGATGAGGGCTGCCAGAGAATTGAGAGTCTCCTATGAGCTGGTCGTAGAGACCGCCAGGCTGGGAAGACTGCCAGTGGTGAACTTTGCTGCTGGTGGTATAGCGACACCTGCCGATGCTGCACTCATGATGCAGCTGGGATGCGATGGTATTTTTGTGGGGTCCGGAATCTTCAAGAGCGAAGACCCTGCAGAGAGGGCAAGGGCAATAGTCCTTGCTACAACCTACTGGGATGACCCCAAGGTGGTAGCTGAGGCACAGAAGATGATAGATGAAAGGAAGTCGATGCTGGGAATGGATACCAAGCAGCTCGAACTCAGAATGCAGGAGAGAGGTGCTGAAGCGTAG
- a CDS encoding DNA-directed RNA polymerase yields the protein MFQLVGLTDVVRIPPDKFNGPLGEVATEILKSRYESTLTPEFGYIILVSDVKVEPVGKMIQGDGATYHRASFNVLTFEPKLQEIVEGEVVEITEFGAFVRIGPADALLHISQIMDDFISADLKQGMIVGTNTARKLVVGSKVRVRITAVSLGRGTSMGKIGVTCRQPFLGALEWIEEDVRKTAASQQPGQVEAKAKKKQGEKNA from the coding sequence ATGTTTCAGCTTGTAGGATTAACAGATGTAGTCCGTATACCGCCGGACAAGTTTAACGGGCCGTTGGGAGAAGTAGCTACTGAGATCTTGAAGAGCAGGTATGAGAGCACACTTACCCCCGAGTTCGGTTACATAATACTCGTGAGCGACGTGAAGGTTGAACCTGTTGGGAAGATGATACAGGGAGACGGTGCAACATACCACAGGGCATCTTTCAACGTCCTGACTTTTGAGCCGAAGCTGCAGGAGATAGTTGAAGGAGAGGTTGTGGAGATAACAGAATTTGGAGCGTTTGTCAGAATCGGTCCAGCTGATGCACTTCTTCACATCTCTCAGATAATGGACGATTTCATTTCAGCCGACCTGAAGCAGGGTATGATAGTCGGAACAAACACTGCGAGAAAGCTTGTAGTGGGTTCAAAGGTGAGGGTAAGGATAACAGCGGTCAGCCTTGGGAGAGGGACGAGCATGGGTAAGATAGGAGTGACCTGCAGACAGCCCTTCCTAGGGGCTCTTGAATGGATTGAAGAGGATGTGAGAAAGACGGCAGCATCTCAGCAGCCGGGTCAGGTTGAGGCCAAGGCGAAGAAGAAGCAGGGTGAGAAGAATGCCTAG
- the arcC gene encoding carbamate kinase: protein MRKRLLVIALGGNALLQRGEKGTFEEQYSNVRRTAEKIAGILDDGYMLAVTHGNGPQVGATLLRHDAGSRLYSLPAFPMDVCGAETQGFIGYMIQQALDREFIRKGINRKAVTVITRVLVDENDPAFANPTKPVGPFYTKEQADELSRKNPQLIFKEDSGRGYRRFVPSPDPREILEKDQIEQLVKMGYVVISTGGGGIPVVARRSEGSVEYHGVEAVIDKDLAAERLATLLAAEKLVILTDVDAVYLNYGRQDAKALDRVRVSEMKDYIGRGYFATGSMEPKVRAAIRFVSNGGREAIIANLNRLEQALAGSSGTRVLPD from the coding sequence TTGAGGAAAAGACTTCTCGTCATAGCTCTGGGTGGAAACGCACTCCTTCAGAGAGGTGAAAAGGGTACCTTTGAGGAGCAGTACTCAAACGTCAGGAGGACTGCTGAGAAGATAGCAGGAATACTTGACGATGGGTACATGCTTGCAGTAACCCATGGAAACGGACCGCAGGTAGGTGCCACTCTTCTGAGGCATGATGCAGGGAGCAGGCTGTATTCACTTCCAGCATTTCCGATGGATGTCTGCGGAGCGGAAACTCAGGGATTCATAGGATACATGATTCAGCAGGCGCTTGACAGGGAATTCATAAGGAAGGGGATTAACAGAAAGGCGGTCACTGTAATAACCAGGGTTCTTGTTGACGAAAACGACCCTGCATTTGCAAACCCGACGAAGCCTGTTGGACCTTTTTACACAAAGGAACAGGCTGACGAATTGTCCAGGAAGAATCCCCAGCTGATCTTCAAGGAGGATTCAGGCAGGGGTTACAGAAGGTTTGTACCTTCTCCAGACCCTAGAGAGATACTCGAAAAGGACCAGATAGAGCAGCTGGTCAAGATGGGTTATGTAGTTATCTCAACAGGAGGAGGAGGCATCCCAGTCGTTGCCAGAAGAAGTGAAGGGTCTGTCGAATACCATGGTGTTGAAGCTGTCATAGACAAGGACCTTGCAGCCGAAAGGCTGGCGACTCTGCTAGCTGCTGAGAAGCTTGTGATACTTACTGATGTTGATGCTGTATACCTGAACTATGGCAGACAGGATGCCAAGGCCTTGGATAGAGTCAGGGTTTCTGAAATGAAAGACTATATCGGTAGGGGATACTTTGCAACTGGAAGCATGGAGCCGAAGGTGAGGGCAGCCATCAGGTTCGTATCGAACGGAGGAAGAGAAGCGATTATAGCTAACCTTAACAGACTTGAGCAGGCACTGGCAGGCAGCTCCGGTACCAGGGTGCTGCCAGACTGA
- the pdxT gene encoding pyridoxal 5'-phosphate synthase glutaminase subunit PdxT, which translates to MVRRIGVLGVQGDVEEHISAAKKAIEEERIDGEVKVVKTPQDVDAIDAIMLPGGESTAIGSLSALNGTLGRLTSRLKAGLPALGTCAGLILLARRTTDRVVGTTNQPLLGVLDVEVNRNAFGRQRESFETELAIPKLGDKPYHAVFIRAPVITSVGNGVEVLAKTDEGIVAVQQGNIIGTSFHPELSGDSRLHRYFLRLIDSAQ; encoded by the coding sequence ATGGTCAGAAGGATTGGCGTTCTGGGAGTACAGGGGGACGTGGAGGAGCATATCAGTGCTGCCAAGAAGGCTATTGAGGAAGAAAGAATAGATGGCGAGGTGAAGGTTGTGAAGACACCTCAGGATGTAGATGCTATAGATGCGATAATGCTGCCAGGAGGGGAGAGCACAGCTATAGGTTCTCTATCTGCGCTCAACGGCACGCTGGGCAGACTGACAAGCAGGCTGAAGGCGGGTCTCCCTGCATTAGGTACTTGTGCTGGTCTGATACTTCTGGCAAGGAGGACTACTGATAGAGTGGTTGGAACGACTAACCAGCCATTGCTAGGCGTACTTGACGTGGAAGTGAACAGGAATGCGTTCGGAAGGCAGAGGGAATCGTTCGAAACTGAACTAGCAATACCGAAACTGGGTGATAAGCCGTATCATGCTGTCTTCATAAGAGCACCTGTGATAACGTCTGTAGGGAATGGAGTTGAGGTTCTTGCGAAGACGGATGAAGGAATTGTTGCAGTTCAGCAGGGAAACATAATAGGTACCAGCTTTCACCCGGAATTGTCAGGCGACAGCAGACTTCACAGGTATTTCCTCAGACTGATTGACAGCGCTCAGTAG
- the spt4 gene encoding transcription elongation factor subunit Spt4, which produces MPRELACRQCHAITTAKVCPVCGSTDLTENWRGLVILFQPEGSDVASVLGLTKPGKYALQVS; this is translated from the coding sequence ATGCCTAGAGAACTGGCTTGCAGGCAGTGTCATGCGATAACGACAGCAAAGGTCTGCCCTGTTTGCGGCTCAACAGACCTTACGGAGAACTGGAGAGGCCTTGTGATACTGTTTCAGCCAGAGGGGTCTGATGTTGCTTCTGTCCTTGGCCTTACAAAGCCCGGAAAGTATGCTCTGCAGGTAAGCTAA